The sequence below is a genomic window from Apodemus sylvaticus chromosome 6, mApoSyl1.1, whole genome shotgun sequence.
ATGTCTACATGGAATGTGACATTCGTATGTATGCATTAGGTGTCAGGAGTTTAGAGAAGCGGGGTGTCGTACCTGAATGCTAAAATATTATTGATTAGTCAATCCCCTCAAGTATATCTATGTCTTAGATAATACAGAACGTTAGGAGCTTGGTCTGAGTATATTACACGCCTGGTTGCTGAAAGACGATGgatgtttgcttggaaaaatttaaaGGTGGTTTTTGGAGAATTTTACCCGTGTGCATATGCtcagaatataaatattatttccaCATCCACTTTGAAGGCTGCAAAGGCTCCCACAAACGTTAAGTGAGGTTGTTTTGCTCATCAAGTAGATAATTGAAGTGGACatggaaaacacaagcaaatgcCTCCATGATAGACTTCGTTATATGTTTTTTTCACTAATGTCTAGTGCCCCATTGTGTTGAGATACGTTATTTGTGTTCATGGGAGCTGAGTGATTAGCTTTTACTTTTGCCATATGGTTTGCATATTCCTCTTTTCTATTCCTTTGTCTCTGCCCACTGTTTTGATTAGCGACCAAGTTCCTGGTTTACGTTATCACGCTTGCTTCTGATGCTTTGCACAATAGCTATTATATGCAAAAGAAAACCCCaggaaaacaagaacaaggcCGGGCAGGGTGTGAGATATATGGAGGCATCCCGAGTACAATGTGAGCTAAATTCTGTCCTCCTCTCTTTGAGTATCATGGTGGAGTATCATGGCATCATGGTGCAGGCGGTAGTCTCAGAGGCTCACCCAGAGCCTCTCAAAAAGGTCGAGTCATTTGCCAGATGCTGTGCTAGTCGTGACACACTGTCTTTAGGTGTGACTGTTTCCGGAGATGCCAGAGGCGGTCCTGTATGACATTGCATCTTGGGATTTCACAATCTTGACTTGCATTATTTGGCAACTGCTACTCTTGAAGCAGATTTGTCCAGGATGAGGGGTGTGTCTACATGGGATTCAAATAGACAAATCATTCAGTTCTCCCAAGTGCCTTGCTTAGTAAATGTCAGCTATTGTGTTTGGGATGTTATCTAGAGGTGCTGTATTTATCCACAGAGGAGGTGACATTGGCCAGAGCTGGAgtgatggaaagaaagaagaacagaaTGAAATAGTACTAATAGGAACTGCATGGAAAGCTTTAAAgtgatttaaaattaattttataaagaagTTGCCGAAGGCCATATGTCAATGGTCAGGAGATAGGTGTGCATTTTGGATTGAAAGAAAAATCTAGGAACTGGTGGAAGGGTTGGAGCTGACAGCAGCTCTTGGTTATTTAAGTTCCCTCAGTGTTTCTGCTTGTGAGCACTGTACCCTTGTGTTGGTACTCAAAGACTCAGAAATGTAACCCATAAGCAAGCTGTCCTCTCTTGGAGCCTGACTCCTAAATGAAGTGTGAAAGTAAGCAGACAGTACAGACACTGACAAGCAGGCTCATTTCTGCATAGCTAATGCTTCAGTGGCACAGAAACCATGCTCATTGGAACATACAATTTTGGTTTTGAAAGGGTCTCTTTAACATTCTCCTCCTTTTTATTCACCTCAAGCCTTTTGACACTGGGCTTGTGCTGTGAAAAGTGGCTCTTTAAAGAGAGAAGAAGGCCACAACCAGAGCCTGCCTGTCACTTGGATAAAACATAGTGAAATGATAGGGCTCTGAGTTTCGTTTTCAAGGTACAAGTCAAAAAGAGAATAACCGAGAAAGGGAGCTTAACCCAGAAGATGGAGTGGGCAGTCTGTTCCTCCAGTCTGATTTATTTGGCCCCTCTGAATGGGAATGGCTGAAGCTCTGCCTAATGATTGTTTGGCCATGTTTCTAAGGACATTGGTGTAGCCTGATCATTATGTCAAAGAATTGGAAACTTCCTGAGAGTTCACAAGGCCATTTCCAGAGCTTTCAACGATGAAAAGTTTGTATCAATATTCTGCTACATGCCCATCCCCCATTTCTATAACTTGTTTCTCTACCCATCATGAGAGTGTGTGATATTACTCTAAAGTTCCTGTTAGGGtgtggaaaggaaaacaaaaacaaaaacaaaaacaaaaacaaggttaGCAGTATGTACTTTACTTCCAGTTCACTGATGAATGCTCCGTCCTGTACTTCCCTTGCATTTGCATCTATCAGCAGTATCTTTTTGCCTCAGTACTCATCACTGTCCCAAAAAGGACCTATCATCAAGGGAATCCCATTCTTGTATATGCTATGCATTTATGCTTTTCCTCTGATTTGTAAACATGTCTGCTGTGACCTTTGAACTTGGCCCAGAGATGTCATGAGCAGTAAACTTGCAAAAGCCTTCCTCACTCCCTTAGTTGGCATTGTGTTCCTGTCCACTGGGGggaaaaaatataagaaaggatAACCGTCATGGTGAAGACAAGAGCAGTGAAGGTCACTGGTGACGCTATCACAGTTTACGTGTGTCCTTTCTGATCCTTGCAAAATAAAAAGACCCTTTGGGAACATCGGAACTTCAGGACCAATTAGTGGAAATGATGCTTCTTGTGTTTGGGCATTAAATACTAGGCAGGATTCTCTTTAGGCGGCTGATGCTGGCAGGGAAAGAGGTACCGACCTAATTACTCTTCCGCAAGAGCAAAAAATGCCTTTTGAAAGCCTCTTTGGCAAATATGTCTCATTAAggacaaaaaccaaacacaaacccTCTAAGAAGCAGAAATTAAGATGATAGGTAACTTGTGGCCAGGAGACTTTCTGTGCCACTGTGGGAAATTAAAACAAAGTTTGGGGAGCACCAGGGGATGACTTGTTTTTGTTGAGTGTCTTTCCCGTAGCCTCGATGCTATTATGGCGCCAActgtattttcttcattagttTGGCTTGGTGTCGGGGAATACTCTGCTCCCGTCTTCCACTGTGAAGACAGTAGGCTTTCTCCCATTCCATCTCAACAGGGTTTCTAACCAAGCAAATCAAGAAATTCTCCACTGGGAATTCTAACctaatgaaaatttcatttttcttgtgaTTGGCTAGAGAAGGGCAACAAACAGAACTGGggtttaaaaatttttctttttaacattaagTCTGTTTTTTATCTCAGCCAATTTATCACTTGCCAGGTTTTAGAGAAGTTAGAGAGAAATTCACCTCTGTGAATTTATGATTAGTTTAATGAAGCTGATAAAGTCTGACTGCTGATGTACTAACACTTGGGCTTACACATCATAGGTGTgagtctctttccctctgtctgtctctgtctctgtctctgtctctgtctctctctctctctctctctctctctctgtgtgtgtgtgtgtgtgtgtatgtgtgtgtgtgtgtgtgtgcttattttgtggtgctgggactcCAAACCATGGATTTATGGATACTAGCCAAGTTCCCAGCACACTTAATTTTACTAATAGCACTACTTTTGCCTGTATTTTCTCTGTGATCTTCATGCGCAAGGTAGCCATATATGACTTCTTAGTGATCACTAGGActccacagacacagaaaaaaagtaaagaagattgatttcatttcttttatttgctgGTTAGCTGAAATGATTAAGAATAGGTAAATGACATTGGCCGGAGACTACAGCATGTCTCTGGGGAAGGATCAGGTCTTCTATTCCTGAATATGTATGCTTTAGTGTATAATCAGCTGACTATGAGTACGTTCACTGCAGTTCAAGGTTGCTATTCATCTTCCTTGACCTGGGATTATATCAACAGGTATTTATTCAGCAATTAACTCAacaaagcttttaaaatgtatatttcctGGACTAATAAGATGCTAACTCCTCCATCACCAGGAACATTATGAATTTGTCAACTTCCCAAAGTTTTAAATTTACAGCGACAGTAGGTGGAACTTGTCCTTCATTTCCTAAGGTAATCTAGAAActaaaatttcattgtttttcaaAGAGTTGTGTGGCAGAACAGTCTATTGTTTCTAAGAAGTCCCATGCACttaaacattcaaagaaaattaaCTGCAGGTAAGAAGAGATCACTTGTGACGAAAACATCAGATTGGATTGTTCAGATGTCAAGAATAACACAAGGATCAAAAGATCTGCTTGAGTGAGAGCCAGGGAGACACCTGCCTGTTCTTCAAGACCACACAGTTGTTAAGAGGGGTCAACGATGGCTCCAAATTGCAGGCAGGTTATTTCATTGGGATGCAGTGCAGGGATTAATTTTCCtccatgtatgtgtttatgatcTCACAAGAAGTCTCTACAACACATCTAGTCCCCAGAATATACAGACCTTCTTATAACTGGCTGTTGAGGAACATTGCACAACCAGTATTGTTCAAAGCAGTCCTGGAGACATTGTGCTATACAAAGGGGAGTCAATCCTCAACTGAGAAGTATATTGAGACCCCCAGACTTTAAGGCTTATCACCTACTTCAAATATGTGTCTTTAAGTTTAGTGTGTATTTCAGTGCTTCAAAGACTAGTGGAGTTAACAATGAGATCATGTAGTCAGTCATAGGCAAACTATAAGATTTGTCTATCTAATGGCTTAGATGATTCATGTAAGTAACTTTCTTCCTGGTTGCTACTGAAtcaaaaatagattatttaaatgACATCTAAAAAGGAAGTTTATGATTTTAAGATTACTTTTGGACAATGAATAGCACCTATTTCGCACCTGCCCTGCAAAAAGttttgagaagaaaatgaaggaactTTGATTCTTTCTCAAAGTTAAAATAGCTACACTGTGACACTAAAGCACCTGAATGAAACCCCCTGGGTTCTTACATCAGTACTCAGCACTGCTCTTCTGTGATTCACTTTTAAGTAGCTTCAATTAACAGCAGTTTTATATGTGACTATTTATGTGAGAGAAGAAAGTCGATCTAGTTGGAAGAGTTTTGTAATATTCAGGATAGTGTATAAAAATCAATCGTACTGTTGTAAGCTGTCCTTAATGGTATTAGCTTTGATTAAACCATCCTAGAGGGAAATCCAATTGTGTTAATTTAGAATGAAGTAATTGGCTCTTTTCTGTTGCCTGCTTTTTATTatcaatttacagattcaaaggCCACTAACTTTCAGAATTCTAAGTTCAACTATGTAACCCACTTGCCAAGGGGATTCGTGGAACAATTTTAGTCAACATGCCTTGTATTTGAATACTTACTATTCTGGGGAGGTTGTTAATCACTTATACCATAGCAAAGGCCATGGTTTGCTTGGGTCTTCCTAGATAAAACTGAGGGGAAACCCCAAATACATGGAAGGTGAGAAATTTCTTGTCTGATTCTTAGAGGTGGGTTTGAGGTTCTAGCCATAGCATGCACAATGTAAGCAGTAGTCACAGGAACCTGTAGAGGTTGCACCATTCGGAAGGGAGCATAAAGATCTTCTCAGAACAAtttgtccatttttatttttcaatcttGAATATAGGATTCCTCACGAGGAAGGGTAGTGTGTCTTATGTGGTGGGGTAATGCCTGACAGTGACAGCTCATATCAACAGTCAGATGTGGCGTTCCTGTCCTCATCTTTACCCTCCAGAGCCTCGTAAGAAAAGCAGGATGATTGCCGACATTTTCCAGATGGGAAAACACGGGGCAAGTGGGGGAATCATACTTGTAAATGATGGATTATAGATTGTCCTGCTCTGCCCAGACACAGAACCCACTTgtagaatcacttaaagaacttAGATTGGGTTGGTGAAATGGCACCCCGGGCAACGCTTGCTGCCACGTCTGATGAGCTGAGTTTGAATTTCAAgaagccacatggtggaaggagagagaactgactccaacaagttgtcctctgactaccaCAAGTGTTGTGAGACAGCCAggcgcgtgcgcgtgcacacacacacacacacacacacacacacacacacacacacacagagagagagagagaccccacagagagaggagagagaataaataaataaataaatgtaattattatttaaaagaaggaaaagcaaaaataaattaagCTCGCGTGTGAAAACTCTGATCTTTCCTGAGTCTTTTAGAATTCAGAAGGAGACACTCTATtttaaaagcaagataatttATCTTAAAGTGAGCTAtttacttttaacttttaaaatgaagtcaATTAATCATTCATTCTATAATGCTTGCTAGGCATTGGCAGAAAAGTGagaagagcaaacaaacaaaaaaaaaattaccagaaTCAACTTATTTATGAAAATAGCTAACTCTGGTATCTTccgagaaagaaaaaaaaattacctctaATGAATATTCAGAATGAAAGACTTATTTTCTATTGACCATCCTTTATGTTGCCTAACATTAGGTTTTACTCATAAATGTATATTACACACACTACATTaaacacgcacgcgcgcacacacacacacacacctcccattATATTTACAGTAAATTGCTGCAGCAGTGTATTTGTGtggtaattttgttttctttctttctttctttttcactatCAGGTTAAATTGGGCGAAGATGCTCCCAATTCCAGTGTGGTGCATGTGTCCAATCCGGAAGCAGGTAACCAGTATGCCTCGGAGAAGACCGCTGATGGGGCTGAATGCCACCTTCTTGACTTCGCCAGTGCAGAGCGCCCACTGGTGGTCAACTTTGGTTCAGCCACCTGACCACCTTTCACTAGGCAACTGCCAGCCTTCCGCCAGCTGGTGGAAGAGTTCTCCTCGGTGGCTGACTTCCTGTTGGTCTACATTGATGAGGCTCACCCTTCAGACGGCTGGGCAGTGCCCGGGGACTCCTCTCTGTCTTTTGAGGTTAAGAAACACCGGAGCCAAGAGGACCGCTGTGCAGCAGCCCAGCAGCTCCTGGAGCGTTTCTCCTTGCCGCCCCAGTGTCAAGTTGTGGCTGACCGCATGGACAATAACGCCAACGTAGCTTATGGAGTAGCCTTTGAGCGTGTGTGCATCGTGCAGAGACGGAAAATTGCTTACTTAGGAGGGAAGGGCCCCTTCAACTATAACCTACAAGAAGTCCGAAGTTGGCTGGAGAAGAATTTCAGCAAGACATGAATTCTAGATTAGCTGGATAAAAGTGTGATTGTAATagagtttattattttaaaaaaaagatgtaaaagaaGTTGAGAACTGAACTGAATCTATTATTTCAACTGAATCCCATTGCCTCACTGAAAGACAGGGACATACCTGTCAGAAGATCTTGAACCTCTTTAACATCTCAATACTTCCTTTAGTACACAAATGACATCTGGCTAAATAGCAGTCCCGTTACCTCCCTTCTGAGCGAATTGATCCAAACTGGAGTGCAAGAAACCCTGTGGCAGCCCGTGTTCATTCTTGCTTGCGAAAGAAGAGATTCTGTCCTGTGTGTGCTCTGGGACCAGAGGACAAAAGTTTCCAGAATCCTTATTGTTAAGGGAGCTACTACCTATGATCTGATTAAGTGTATTATTTCAGCTTTCGTCACCAGGACCAAACCCAACtggaacccccctcccccccaaatacATACTTACGACGTGATCTTGAAGTCATGCGGTGCAGTTGGGACTGAAGTGTTAGTTTTAGCCATGCAATGTTCCGTGTAATTCTCTGTAGCCCCGAATTCCCAAATATGACAAGCAAAgacagaggaagcagaaagatgagGAAATCGCATAGTGTTTTACCTGGAAAGCTGTAGGTAATGAGTGTTGTTCAACTGTATCGGCATTGAGCCGTGTACACAGCTGGGAAAACAAAGGCGTTAACTAAAAACAGCACAGGCAGGATGCACATAGAAAGGAGATGTGTAGCAACACTCCTACACTGAAAAGGAAGTGGGAGATGGAAAAGATAAAAACAGGTGAACATTTTTAATGTGGAGAAAAGTACTTTATGGGACTAATGTTGATAGACCCATTTCAGTGGGTAATACCGGTTCAGAGCAAAATCCAGGGGGGTCTGGTACTGATGTGTTGTTCCTGCCAAATTCCTACAGTTGCAATGCTACAACCCTCTCCATTCCTAACCTCTGTAGCATTGTTTTCTCTGGGTGCTGAGTGAAGGGTGTAAGAGGCAGGTACTCTGGCCATTCAGTTTCTGCCCTCTCCTCCAGTAGAAGAACTGTAACAATAAGGGATTTCTTCACATAAACGAGAGCAATTTACTCTGATACTCTCTACTTATGGTTTTGAGGGCTTACGCCAAGCTTATTCTTGGTGTCACAGGAATTTGATTAGATGGAATTTCCTTTGACATTTGAAtttgaacttgttttttttttttttttcttcaactgGGATTAGCCCATTAGTTGAAATTTAATAGCTGTGTACATCACTATGGTTATATCTATGAATACATTTCCCTTAAAATACAAGTAACACAGCTGTATCTACAACCAACACCTAAATATCAcaacctccaaaaaaaaaaaaaaaaaaaccatgaaaaatccaaaaccaaacacaCCAACAGATCAACCAATGTattgtaattaatttttaagttcaAAGATCTCAACATATGGTTATAGTTACATGCCAAATCAAGGGATTTTATGTCTATTCTATTCAATAATTAAACTATAATATTgaactatttgaaaaaaattgaaatttaaaagtaTGTTATTAAGATATTTGTCCCAAATGTGGAAAACAGAGTATCGCTTTTAAAAATGGGAGCAAGAAGTAAGTCAGATCACTAGCCCATGTGTTGTTTAGTCATGGAAGCAGCATTGTGGCTAATATTTTTGGCAGTGTCTAAGATCGCCAGAGTTTTAAATTCTGTAAAAGACATATCCACAAAGAAACACGGTAAATTTCCAAAATGCTATGGTGTCTAGTGAACTGTTGTAAAACCATACTGAAGATAGATTACTTCAGATTCCTTAGGTGTTAAGGCCTTCAATTGAGGCTTATAGGAGTGATCCCCTATTCATCTTAATCTTCAAAATGGTGTTGAGATTTATGTGGCTCCCTAAAGCTGGAAAATTTGGCTGCCCCACACCCACACCGTCATCCACAAATGACCCCTTTGGTTTCCATGTGAGATAATGAAGCAGAACGTCAGAGATTGGGTGGGGGGATGAGTTTTGGCTAATGCCATGCTAGTTGTCTGGGGAAAAGGGATAATGGGGGAAAAAATCACCCAGTTGTGCTAcagttttaaagaaagagaaggttGTGTGTGCATACCATTTGCCTTTTGGATGATAGGccaatgaaggaagaaagaagaggaagcaaCTATACAAAGATATAGACTGACTATCAGGGACACAGACATGTTCAGTAGAGCATGGCAGAAACACTGGAAGGAAAACCTTTGAAGGGCCCAGGAAGAAAGTGATTAGCAGAGCTCAGGAATCTTACGCCCTGTAGAATGGGTTGGTCTCCCAGGTATGATAAGCCTATAATTATATAACCTATTTATCTGGATGTAAACTTCTACGAATTCCTATGACGTgc
It includes:
- the Dio2 gene encoding LOW QUALITY PROTEIN: type II iodothyronine deiodinase (The sequence of the model RefSeq protein was modified relative to this genomic sequence to represent the inferred CDS: inserted 1 base in 1 codon) codes for the protein MGLLSVDLLVTLQILPVFFSNCLFLALYDSVILLKHVALLLSRSKSTRGEWRRMLTSEGLRCVWNSFLLDAYKQVKLGEDAPNSSVVHVSNPEAGNQYASEKTADGAECHLLDFASAERPLVVNFGSATUPPFTRQLPAFRQLVEEFSSVADFLLVYIDEAHPSDGWAVPGDSSLSFEVKKHRSQEDRCAAAQQLLERFSLPPQCQVVADRMDNNANVAYGVAFERVCIVQRRKIAYLGGKGPFNYNLQEVRSWLEKNFSKXMNSRLAG